The Epinephelus lanceolatus isolate andai-2023 chromosome 1, ASM4190304v1, whole genome shotgun sequence genome has a window encoding:
- the rad54l2 gene encoding helicase ARIP4 — protein sequence MSEEALSESDLEPSLNSEEEYLDNEEEEDNEDMEEDEDENDGDDEDDSIERPASAQSRTETAQDGRDSTSATSGEPSSEPPSQPASRPSSRAPSRPASRSQPPTSPENSSQSKPPSSKTKKHKASKLTKSSKSSKGSKIPKPSKPAHMRKNIRKLLKEDQLEAGTKAAQQEEMDRRKRLEQQRKDFPTPASAVPDSQLVDAASILGEVSHLVPGLLSKQDVICLDSSGDEDEKVDPKLPALAIRDDIIELSSGDEDALQISSESADEDADGTGASEESSGAHINDAMNLPDAQGRVLVNISHPADEKNIYLAPQLARAVKPHQIGGIRFLYDNLIESLERYKTSSGFGCILAHSMGLGKTLQVISFTDILLRNTEAHTVLAIVPVNTLQNWLTEFNLWLPPQEALPPDTDPELVTGRAFKVHILNDEHKTTLARAKVVEDWSRDGGVLLMGYEMYRLLSMKKSFVMGKKRKSKKPAGPIIIDLDEEDRQQELMKGIERAIARPGPDVVICDEGHRIKNYHASTSQALKNIRSRRRVVLTGYPLQNNLIEYWCMVDFVRPDFLGTRQEFSNMFERPILNGQCVDSTPQDVRLMRYRSHVLHSLLEGFVQRRGHDVLRDQLPSKEEHVILVRLSPVQRALYTEFMKRFREAGNSGWLGLNPLKAFCVCCKIWNHPDVLYEALQKENQANEQDLDLDDITSASNPRCPAPGAGLKAKVADSSNSKVNNTLPPLNPSQDRANQVITYEWAKDIMSNYCTGVLENSAKMILLFHLIDESVRRGDKILVFSQSLSTLTVIEDFLSKRPMPTGIASSDTQSQNWVRNLNYYRLDGSTSASERERLINQFNDPENIAAWVFLLSTRAGCLGVNLIGANRVVVFDASWNPCHDAQAVCRVYRYGQRKPCYIYRLVCDFTLEKKIYDRQVSKQGMSDRVVDDLNPVLNFTRKEVESLLHFVEEEPEPISVVSREEFEGVMYQACQLYPHLITKQPFHHESLLVDRKESKLTKAEKRAAKKSYEDEKRALVPYSRPSYAPYYPTSDQALANIPAFNQRGWRAMARPDDKPVASVRPIQSTPIPMMPRQVGMGMAGSSSAGSLPVNFLQKAGVYVQRIVTTTDIVIPGANSATDVQARISAGESIHVIRGSKGTYIRTNDGRIFAIRSGKISRPAAGGSAPQRDTQGSLIHPVSNGCSSPVDQQHGSPNGEQRPASPLSSEILRELSHYTSTSDAAAAMGNEMPSPSEMSAVPAGDEGGSQNNQTADLGRQLSDDLLSSALEMRGSKRRSTESQGNTQVGGKRTSAAARFPGLSMGSSGLSFPPVGLNNSSLLGNLSHMSHPLLMGGTGGSSFLQTPGQTLADLQTMFPSAGSDLLRQSATGNGHLPTPSSSSLPTVFSSASTTIPMSSTPSAATSSSLASGSLPPYLMNPNMAGLLSSGFPLNYSQSLLPEPRMFPTPLLSGSGGFPTSNSGSTTSSFLSHFNNPTSSLLGAALTQPDVHQSTENGGSSSDDDVIEVTGQ from the exons ATGTCTGAAGAGGCGCTTTCAGAAAGTGACCTGGAGCCCAGCCTTAACAGTGAAGAGGAGTATCTGGacaatgaggaagaggaggacaatGAGGAcatggaggaagatgaggatgaaAATGATGGAGACGATGAAGATGATAGTATTG aaCGACCTGCAAGCGCCCAGAGCAGGACGGAAACAGCTCAAGATGGCCGGGACTCCACCTCAGCTACCTCCGGAGAGCCATCCTCAGAGCCTCCGTCTCAGCCTGCGTCCCGCCCGTCCTCCAGGGCTCCGTCCAGACCTGCCTCTCGCTCTCAGCCTCCAACCAGCCCAGAGAACTCGAGCCAGAGCAAGCCACCTTCcagcaaaacaaagaaacataaagccTCGAAATTAACCAAATCTTCAAAGTCTTCAAAAGGCTCCAAAATTCCCAAGCCATCTAAGCCTGCACACATGAGGAAGAATATCAG GAAGCTGCTCAAAGAGGACCAGCTGGAGGCTGGGACCAAGGCTGCTCAACAGGAGGAGATGGACAGGCGGAAGCGTctggagcagcagaggaaggaCTTCCCTACACCAGCCTCAGCTGTCCCCGACTCTCAGCTAG TCGATGCTGCTTCAATTTTAGGAGAAGTATCTCACTTGGTCCCTGGTCTCCTGAGCAAGCAGGATGTGATCTGTCTGGACAGCAGtggtgatgaagatgaaaaAGTGGACCCCAAGCTACCTGCACTTGCCATTAGAGATG ATATAATTGAGCTTAGTTCTGGGGACGAGGACGCCCTGCAGATAAGCAGCGAGTCGGCCGATGAGGATGCTGATGGCACGGGGGCGTCAGAGGAGAGCAGCGGGGCACACATCAACGACGCAATGAATCTGCCTGACGCACAGGGTCGAGTGCTGGTTAATATCAGTCACCCTGCAGACGAGAAAAACATTTACCTCGCTCCGCAGCTGGCCAGGGCCGTCAAACCTCACCAG ATCGGGGGAATCCGGTTTCTCTATGATAACCTCATTGAATCCCTGGAGCGGTATAAAACCAGCAGTGGCTTTGGCTGCATCCTCGCCCACAGCATGGGGCTGGGCAAGACACTGCAGGTCATTTCCTTCACTGACATCCTACTGAGGAATACTGAGGCTCACACTGTGCTGGCCATTGTTCCT GTGAACACACTCCAGAACTGGCTGACCGAGTTTAACCTCTGGCTCCCGCCACAAGAAGCCCTCCCTCCCGACACTGACCCTGAACTTGTCACAGGACGCGCATTCAAAGTTCACATTCTCAATGATGAGCACAA AACGACGCTGGCCAGGGCCAAAGTTGTGGAGGACTGGTCCAGAGATGGAGGGGTGCTGCTGATGGGCTATGAGATGTACCGCCTGCTGTCCATGAAGAAGAGCTTTGTGATGGGCAAGAAGAGGAAATCAAAGAAGCCCGCAGGACCAATCATCATCGACTTGGATGAAGAGGATAGACAGCAGGAACTCATGAAAG GTATTGAAAGGGCCATAGCGCGGCCCGGCCCAGATGtggtgatatgtgacgagggTCATCGCATCAAAAACTACCACGCCAGCACATCCCAGGCTCTGAAGAACATCCGCTCCCGGCGCAGAGTAGTCCTGACCGGTTACCCATTACAGAACAACCTCATTGAATACTGGTGCATGGTGGACTTTGTTAGACCTGACTTTTTAGGTACACGACAGGAGTTCAGCAACATGTTTGAGCGGCCCATTCTGAACGGGCAGTGCGTGGACAGCACACCTCAAGATGTCCGCTTGATGCGCTACCGCAGCCACGTGCTGCACAGCCTGCTGGAGGGATTTGTCCAGAG ACGAGGTCATGACGTGCTGCGGGACCAGCTTCCCTCCAAGGAGGAGCATGTGATCTTGGTGCGGCTCTCTCCTGTACAGAGGGCGCTGTATACTGAGTTCATGAAGCGCTTTCGAGAAGCAGGGAACAGTGGCTGGCTCGGTCTAAACCCACTCAAAGCCTTCTGTGTATGCTGCAAG ATCTGGAATCACCCCGACGTCCTCTACGAAGCCTTGCAGAAGGAGAATCAGGCCAACGAGCAGGACCTGGACCTCGATGACATCACTTCAGCGAGTAACCCTCGTTGCCCTGCACCGGGTGCCGGCCTCAAAGCCAAAGTAGCAGACTCGAGCAACAGTAAAGTCAACAACACCCTGCCACCTCTCAATCCCTCTCAGGATCGAGCCAATCAAGTCATCACGTATGAATGG GCAAAGGACATAATGTCAAACTACTGCACAGGAGTTCTGGAGAACTCTGCCAAGATGATTCTGCTCTTCCATTTGATTGACGAGAGTGTGCGAAGaggggacaagattttggtctTTAG TCAGAGTTTGTCCACCCTGACAGTCATCGAGGACTTCTTATCAAAGAGACCCATGCCGACAGGCATCGCCTCCTCTGACACCCAGAGCCAAAACTGGGTTCGCAACCTCAATTACTACA GACTGGATGGGAGCACATCTGCCTCGGAAAGAGAGCGACTTATAAATCAGTTTAATGACCCAGAAAACATCGCAGCGTGGGTCTTCCTCCTGTCTACAag AGCGGGCTGCTTGGGGGTGAATCTGATTGGGGCCAACCGTGTCGTGGTGTTCGATGCCTCCTGGAACCCATGTCACGATGCTCAGGCAGTGTGTAGGGTGTACCGCTATGGTCAGAGGAAACCCTGCTACATTTACCGCCTCGTCTGTGATTTCACCCTGGAGAAAAAGATCTATGACCGACAAGTGTCCAAACAGGGCATGTCTG accGCGTGGTTGATGACCTGAACCCCGTGCTGAACTTCACTCGTAAGGAGGTGGAGTCACTGCTGCATTTTGTAGAAGAGGAACCTGAACCAATCTCTGTGGTGTCCCGGGAGGAGTTTGAAGGAGTGATGTATCAAGCTTGTCAGCTTTACCCACACCTCATCACCAAG CAACCTTTCCATCATGAGTCCCTGCTGGTGGACCGGAAGGAGTCAAAGCTGACAAAAGCAGAGAAGAGAGCGGCCAAGAAGAGCTATGAGGATGAGAAGCGAGCCTTGGTGCCCTACTCTCGGCCATCCTATGCCCCCTATTACCCAACCAGTGATCAGGCACTTGCAAACATACCAGCATTTAACCAACGCGGCTG GCGTGCCATGGCACGGCCAGATGACAAGCCTGTGGCAAGTGTCAGGCCCATCCAGTCAACCCCTATCCCCATGATGCCTCGCCAGGTCGGTATGGGCATGGCTGGCTCCAGCTCTGCCGGCAGCCTGCCTGTCAACTTCCTGCAGAAAGCTGGAGTTTATGTGCAGAGGATCGTCACCACAACTG ATATTGTAATCCCAGGAGCCAACAGCGCAACAGATGTTCAAGCTCGAATTAGTGCAGGAGAGAGCATCCATGTCATCAGAGGATCTAAAG GTACCTACATCAGGACAAATGATGGGAGGATTTTTGCCATTCGATCTGGAAAGATCAGTAGGCCGGCAGCTGGAGGCTCTGCTCCTCAAAGAG aCACCCAGGGGTCCCTGATCCATCCAGTCAGTAATGGCTGCTCATCCCCTGTGGACCAACAGCATGGCTCCCCCAACGGGGAGCAGCGGCCCGCCTCTCCCTTAAGCTCTGAGATCCTCAGAGAGCTCAGCCACTACACCTCCACAAGTGATGCCGCCGCAGCTATGGGGAATGAAATGCCGTCACCGTCAGAAATGTCGGCTGTGCCAGCAGGGGATGAAGGCGGTTCGCAAAACAATCAGACTGCCGATCTCGGCAGGCAACTCAGTGACGACCTCTTGAGCTCGGCTTTAGAGATGCGTGGCAGCAAGCGTAGGAGTACTGAAAGCCAGGGCAACACACAGGTGGGAGGCAAACGCACTTCTGCCGCAGCACGTTTCCCTGGACTGTCCATGGGCTCCAGTGGGCTCAGTTTTCCCCCCGTGGGTCTGAACAACTCCTCCCTACTGGGAAACCTAAGTCACATGAGTCATCCACTTCTGATGGGTGGCACTGGTGGATCGTCATTCCTTCAGACACCAGGACAAACACTGGCTGACCTGCAGACCATGTTCCCGTCTGCAGGCTCAGACCTTCTGAGACAGTCTGCCACAGGGAACGGACACCTTCCCaccccctcctcatcctctctgcccactgttttctcctctgcttccaCCACCATCCCTATGTCATCTACACCCTCGGCAGCAACTTCTTCCTCCCTGGCATCAGGTTCTCTGCCTCCGTACTTGATGAATCCCAACATGGCCGGCCTGCTTTCGTCAGGCTTCCCCCTCAACTACAGTCAGTCACTGCTCCCTGAGCCGAGGATGTTCCccacccctctcctctctgggtCAGGGGGGTTCCCCACGTCTAACTCCGGCTCTACTACATCCAGTTTCCTCTCCCATTTTAACAATCCCACTTCCAGCCTGCTGGGGGCAGCTCTGACCCAGCCGGACGTACATCAGAGTACAGAGAACGGCGGCAGTAGCTCTGATGACGACGTTATAGAGGTGACAGGACAGTAG
- the bap1 gene encoding ubiquitin carboxyl-terminal hydrolase BAP1 isoform X1, which produces MNKGWLELESDPGLFTLLVEDFGVKGVQVEEIYDLQSKCQSPVYGFIFLFKWIEERRSRRKVNTLVDETSVIDEEIVNDMFFAHQLIPNSCATHALLSVLLNCSGVELGTTLSRMKAFTKGFSPESKGYAIGNAPELARAHNSHARPEPRHLPEKQNGISAVRTMEAFHFVSYVPIKDRLFELDGLKAYPIDHGPWGEEEEWTDKARRVIMERIGLATAGEPYHDIRFNLMAVVPDRRMKYESKLEILKRNRQTVLEGLQKVRTARSVIRGRNRMIRLTQPELVHDKKQQESSSTDDNTTAVKKEADAEPVTSQGADQESVDESGGQSKDAPSPSGNTKVMGKPPVPTGPQQVTSPNPIVQRLPAFLDNHNYAKSPMQEEEDLAAGVGRSRVPGTQRQYSDDEDDYEDDEEEVTDSTVKSNRFRRKGSLRTRPGRVGTGMESQIALTVLAEKLKEAQRKDALNTPLSVRTEGRTGGICITSASQPSPTPSNESTDTASEIGSAFNSPLRSPARSQAATRPSSPVASHLSRVLFGEDEMLRLDSRHNRAVRELGPSVSAALLHLQEDGVIYALPPSDLAADGTKRPCTPEKIKDKEKADPAAGEKEGVNEGDEGPSVEVKEEENKDGAEVRPSKEKPNAVETAADSKPPGDKYSPKELLALLKCVEADIANYEVYLKEEVEKRKKYKIDDQRRTHNYDEFICTFISMLAQEGMLASLVEQNISVRRRQGVSIGRLHKQRKPDRRKRSRPYKAKRQ; this is translated from the exons ATGAACAAAGGGTGGCTGGAGCTCGAGAGTGATCCAG GGCTCTTCACTTTGCTGGTTGAAGACTTTG gtgtCAAAGGTGTCCAAGTAGAGGAAATCTATGATCTTCAAAGCAAGTGTCAAAG tcCCGTCTATGGCTTCATCTTCCTGTTCAAGTGGATCGAGGAACGTCGATCCAGGAGGAAAGTTAACACCCTGGTGGATGAGACATCGGTCATTGATGAGGAAATAGTAAATGACATGTTCTTTGCTCATCAG CTGATACCAAATTCATGTGCCACCCACGCTTTGTTGAGTGTGCTGCTGAACTGCAGCGGCGTTGAGCTTGGCACCACCCTTAGTCGTATGAAGGCTTTCACCAAAGGCTTTAGTCCAGAG AGTAAAGGTTACGCAATAGGAAATGCCCCCGAGCTTGCCAGAGCACATAACAGCCATGCCAG ACCGGAGCCCAGGCACCTGCCGGAGAAACAGAATGGGATCAGTGCCGTGCGGACCATGGAGGCCTTCCACTTTGTTAGCTATGTGCCAATCAAAGACCGCCTCTTTGAGCTCGACGGACTCAAGGCTTACCCCATTGACCACG GGCCctggggagaggaggaggaatggaCTGATAAAGCTCGGCGGGTTATCATGGAGAGGATTGGACTGGCCACTGCCGG TGAGCCGTACCATGACATTCGCTTCAACCTGATGGCAGTGGTGCCTGACCGCAGGATGAAGTACGAGTCCAAACTGGAAATTCTAAAGAGGAATCGACAGACTGTTCTGGAGGGTCTGCAGAAGGTCAGGACGGCTAGAAGTGTCATCAGAGGCCGAAATAGA ATGATCCGGCTCACTCAGCCTGAGCTTGTCCATGACAAGAAGCAGCAGGAGTCGTCCTCCACTGATGATAACACCACTGCAGTCAAGAAGGAGGCAGATGCAGAGCCAGTTACATCGCAGGGGGCTGATCAAG AGTCAGTGGATGAGTCAGGAGGTCAGTCTAAGGATGCCCCCAGCCCCTCAGGAAACACTAAGGTCATGGGCAAACCACCAGTCCCCACAGGTCCCCAGCAAGTCACCAGTCCCAACCCCATCGTTCAACGCCTGCCTGCCTTTCTGGACAACCACAACTACGCCAAGTCTCCAATGCAG gaagaggaggatctTGCTGCTGGAGTTGGTCGCTCTCGAGTGCCAGGGACACAACGGCAGTATTCTGACGATGAAGATGACTatgaggatgatgaggaggaagtAACTGATTCCACAGTCAAATCCAACAG gTTTAGACGGAAGGGAAGTCTGCGAACGCGACCAGGACGAGTCGGGACTGGAATGGAGAGCCAGATTGCCCTCACCGTATTGGCTGAGAAACTGAAGGAGGCCCAAAGAAAAGATGCCCTAAATACACCCCTTTCAGTACGCACAGAGGGGCGCACAGGAGGCATCTGCATCACATCTGCCTCACAGCCTTCCCCCACACCCAGCAATGAAAGCACAGACACAGCCTCTGAGATTGGCAGCGCCTTCAACTCCCCGTTGCGCTCACCGGCGCGCTCCCAGGCTGCCACGCGTCCATCCAGTCCGGTTGCGTCCCATCTGTCCCGTGTGCTGTTTGGAGAAGACGAGATGCTGAGGCTGGACTCCAGACACAACCGCGCCGTGAGAGAACTGGGTCCCTCTGTCAGCGCGGCCTTGTTACACCTGCAGGAGGACGGAGTCATCTACGCTCTCCCTCCATCTG ATTTGGCTGCTGATGGCACAAAGCGGCCGTGCACTCCTGAAAAGataaaagacaaagagaaggCAGACCCCGCAGCAGGAGAGAAGGAAGGGGTGAACGAGGGAGATGAGGGACCGTCTGTGGAGGTGAAAGAAGAGGAGAACAAAGACGGAGCAGAGGTGAGACCAAGCAAGGAAAAGCCCAATGCTGTGGAAACCGCTGCGGACAGCAAGCCCCCTGGGGATAAGTACTCTCCCAAA GAGCTACTCGCACTGCTCAAGTGTGTAGAGGCTGACATCGCCAATTATGAAGTGTATCTAAAGGAGGAAgtagagaagagaaagaaatataaa ATTGATGATCAGAGAAGGACCCATAATTACGATGAGTTCATTTGCACCTTTATATCAATGCTGGCCCAAGAAG GCATGCTGGCCAGCCTTGTGGAGCAAAACATTTCTGTGCGCCGTCGGCAGGGAGTGAGTATCGGCCGCTTGCACAAACAGAGGAAACCTGATCGCAGGAAACGCTCCCGACCTTACAAAGCCAAGCGCCAGTAA
- the bap1 gene encoding ubiquitin carboxyl-terminal hydrolase BAP1 isoform X2, whose protein sequence is MNKGWLELESDPGLFTLLVEDFGVKGVQVEEIYDLQSKCQSPVYGFIFLFKWIEERRSRRKVNTLVDETSVIDEEIVNDMFFAHQLIPNSCATHALLSVLLNCSGVELGTTLSRMKAFTKGFSPESKGYAIGNAPELARAHNSHARPEPRHLPEKQNGISAVRTMEAFHFVSYVPIKDRLFELDGLKAYPIDHGPWGEEEEWTDKARRVIMERIGLATAGEPYHDIRFNLMAVVPDRRMKYESKLEILKRNRQTVLEGLQKMIRLTQPELVHDKKQQESSSTDDNTTAVKKEADAEPVTSQGADQESVDESGGQSKDAPSPSGNTKVMGKPPVPTGPQQVTSPNPIVQRLPAFLDNHNYAKSPMQEEEDLAAGVGRSRVPGTQRQYSDDEDDYEDDEEEVTDSTVKSNRFRRKGSLRTRPGRVGTGMESQIALTVLAEKLKEAQRKDALNTPLSVRTEGRTGGICITSASQPSPTPSNESTDTASEIGSAFNSPLRSPARSQAATRPSSPVASHLSRVLFGEDEMLRLDSRHNRAVRELGPSVSAALLHLQEDGVIYALPPSDLAADGTKRPCTPEKIKDKEKADPAAGEKEGVNEGDEGPSVEVKEEENKDGAEVRPSKEKPNAVETAADSKPPGDKYSPKELLALLKCVEADIANYEVYLKEEVEKRKKYKIDDQRRTHNYDEFICTFISMLAQEGMLASLVEQNISVRRRQGVSIGRLHKQRKPDRRKRSRPYKAKRQ, encoded by the exons ATGAACAAAGGGTGGCTGGAGCTCGAGAGTGATCCAG GGCTCTTCACTTTGCTGGTTGAAGACTTTG gtgtCAAAGGTGTCCAAGTAGAGGAAATCTATGATCTTCAAAGCAAGTGTCAAAG tcCCGTCTATGGCTTCATCTTCCTGTTCAAGTGGATCGAGGAACGTCGATCCAGGAGGAAAGTTAACACCCTGGTGGATGAGACATCGGTCATTGATGAGGAAATAGTAAATGACATGTTCTTTGCTCATCAG CTGATACCAAATTCATGTGCCACCCACGCTTTGTTGAGTGTGCTGCTGAACTGCAGCGGCGTTGAGCTTGGCACCACCCTTAGTCGTATGAAGGCTTTCACCAAAGGCTTTAGTCCAGAG AGTAAAGGTTACGCAATAGGAAATGCCCCCGAGCTTGCCAGAGCACATAACAGCCATGCCAG ACCGGAGCCCAGGCACCTGCCGGAGAAACAGAATGGGATCAGTGCCGTGCGGACCATGGAGGCCTTCCACTTTGTTAGCTATGTGCCAATCAAAGACCGCCTCTTTGAGCTCGACGGACTCAAGGCTTACCCCATTGACCACG GGCCctggggagaggaggaggaatggaCTGATAAAGCTCGGCGGGTTATCATGGAGAGGATTGGACTGGCCACTGCCGG TGAGCCGTACCATGACATTCGCTTCAACCTGATGGCAGTGGTGCCTGACCGCAGGATGAAGTACGAGTCCAAACTGGAAATTCTAAAGAGGAATCGACAGACTGTTCTGGAGGGTCTGCAGAAG ATGATCCGGCTCACTCAGCCTGAGCTTGTCCATGACAAGAAGCAGCAGGAGTCGTCCTCCACTGATGATAACACCACTGCAGTCAAGAAGGAGGCAGATGCAGAGCCAGTTACATCGCAGGGGGCTGATCAAG AGTCAGTGGATGAGTCAGGAGGTCAGTCTAAGGATGCCCCCAGCCCCTCAGGAAACACTAAGGTCATGGGCAAACCACCAGTCCCCACAGGTCCCCAGCAAGTCACCAGTCCCAACCCCATCGTTCAACGCCTGCCTGCCTTTCTGGACAACCACAACTACGCCAAGTCTCCAATGCAG gaagaggaggatctTGCTGCTGGAGTTGGTCGCTCTCGAGTGCCAGGGACACAACGGCAGTATTCTGACGATGAAGATGACTatgaggatgatgaggaggaagtAACTGATTCCACAGTCAAATCCAACAG gTTTAGACGGAAGGGAAGTCTGCGAACGCGACCAGGACGAGTCGGGACTGGAATGGAGAGCCAGATTGCCCTCACCGTATTGGCTGAGAAACTGAAGGAGGCCCAAAGAAAAGATGCCCTAAATACACCCCTTTCAGTACGCACAGAGGGGCGCACAGGAGGCATCTGCATCACATCTGCCTCACAGCCTTCCCCCACACCCAGCAATGAAAGCACAGACACAGCCTCTGAGATTGGCAGCGCCTTCAACTCCCCGTTGCGCTCACCGGCGCGCTCCCAGGCTGCCACGCGTCCATCCAGTCCGGTTGCGTCCCATCTGTCCCGTGTGCTGTTTGGAGAAGACGAGATGCTGAGGCTGGACTCCAGACACAACCGCGCCGTGAGAGAACTGGGTCCCTCTGTCAGCGCGGCCTTGTTACACCTGCAGGAGGACGGAGTCATCTACGCTCTCCCTCCATCTG ATTTGGCTGCTGATGGCACAAAGCGGCCGTGCACTCCTGAAAAGataaaagacaaagagaaggCAGACCCCGCAGCAGGAGAGAAGGAAGGGGTGAACGAGGGAGATGAGGGACCGTCTGTGGAGGTGAAAGAAGAGGAGAACAAAGACGGAGCAGAGGTGAGACCAAGCAAGGAAAAGCCCAATGCTGTGGAAACCGCTGCGGACAGCAAGCCCCCTGGGGATAAGTACTCTCCCAAA GAGCTACTCGCACTGCTCAAGTGTGTAGAGGCTGACATCGCCAATTATGAAGTGTATCTAAAGGAGGAAgtagagaagagaaagaaatataaa ATTGATGATCAGAGAAGGACCCATAATTACGATGAGTTCATTTGCACCTTTATATCAATGCTGGCCCAAGAAG GCATGCTGGCCAGCCTTGTGGAGCAAAACATTTCTGTGCGCCGTCGGCAGGGAGTGAGTATCGGCCGCTTGCACAAACAGAGGAAACCTGATCGCAGGAAACGCTCCCGACCTTACAAAGCCAAGCGCCAGTAA